The genomic segment ACATGGCTATGGAGGCAAACAGAAAGACATAGATGGAGACAGAAGTAGAGATAGACAATGACATGATGGAAGCAAATCTGTCCCTGAGAGTGACTAATCACAAGACAAATATGGAAGAAAAGGAAGGAGACAAGGAAAATATGAAAGGGAAGGAGACCAGGAAAATATGAAAGGAACAAGTAAAAGTGTCATAGTATATTTGGGGAAAAAGACGTAGAAAGAACAAGAGTATTTGAAAATTAGGAAAGTAGCAGGTAAAAAGTAGCAGGTAGTCATTATGAGGAGCAGGTAGTCATTATGAGGAGCAGGTAGTCATTATGAGGAGCAGGTAGTCATTATGAGGAGCAGGTAGTCATTATGAGGAGCAGGTCGTCATTATGAGGAGCAGGTCGTCATTATGAGGAGCAGGTCGTCCCTTTCAGAGCACATGGAAGCAAAGCATATGGCCACTTTACAACCTCACAGTAGAAAcaaagaacacaacagaacaggcaaCAAGTACAATAAAAACATGCAACTACACAAGACAGTGTAGTCTAATAATGACCATTAAAGCAGAGTACCTGTTCCAAGCGCTGGGAAGGACACTGAGGTGAACTTTCGCTCCTCACAATTCTTGAGAACATCGTACACAGTCTCTTTAATGATCTCAGGGTCATTCTGTCCCACAATGTGCATGATGTGTTTGCATGGGAGAGATCCTGCTGATGTCACAATCATCCTGCATGGTTGGAAGCTTGGGGATCTGACTGTAGAAAAGCATAAAAGGAAAGGTTTAGATGTCAAGAATCTAAGTTACTAAAAGGTCAAATCAATACACACCAGTGTTGTAGGACCCATGGATTGGAAACTGACTTTAGACTTTTACCGGACAGTATCAAACAGTACTGAAATGTCATCTCATTCATATCCAACATGACACCAGTCTCCTTGACCAGAAACATGACTACAGTATATGTTGACTCAAGGACATGGATACACACCAATCTCTGAGCACTCCAACTCCACCTTCAATCCAGCTCCTTCTAAAATGGATTTGGATACACCTGAAGAAACAAAGACATTAGTACAATATGGCTCTTTATTCAACAATTTAACCATTAAATAagttgtgtgtctgtgggggtGTATGGGATTTAGCTTGCGTCCTGATTGTGTAGCTGTAAACACTGTTCATTTGGATTTCCAACATTTCAGATGTGTACATGTTAAACATCCTTATAAGGTGTTCCTTAATATTTGTCTTAGTAGCCTCATAAACATGAAACATTGGTTACGACACCTATGCTATTGTCAGAGGTACAAGTCACCTGATTTGAGGTTAAAGTCCTTATTGGAGGAGTTCACAATGATGTCACTGGTCTCCTTGGTGATGTCTCCTGATGACACTTCAAAAGTCATGTGACCCATCTGCATGCTGTACACACCCAGAGAAGGGGATGACACCTGTCCAAAGAAGCCTGCGCCTGAATGAAAATAACATGTTTAGACAAGGGGGTTCTGTGGAAACAGACATGCTCTAAAGAGGCAGCAGTGTCTCAATGGTTGAATATTTTTGGGGAGACTTTGAAGGCTGTGAATTAGGCTTACCAGAGGATAGCTGTGATTGGCCAACATAGGATTTGGGATGTTGTGATTGGCCAACATAGGATTTGGGATGTTGTGATTGGCCGGCACCTTGTGAACTCTGCCAAGTATACCCTTGTGTCTGACCTTTGAATTCCCTGACAAAGCACTGTAAACAGGAGATATAAAAGTGTTGAGCATTAATCAAACATATCTAAGagcacaacacacactgacaaaggTGAGGTTATGCAACAATACTACCTCTGTGTGATGATAAACACTGAATCCCCCTTTAAACCATTTTCCATCTTCAAACTTACATCCACAGTTTGGGTGTCGCTGGGGTGGACCACGATGGCCACTTCTTTAAGGTGTGTGGAGTTTCTTCTctggctgaagtctttgacctCCTGCAGAAGAAGCTTGGACACCAGGCCCTTAGGGAATCCCATGTTCCCTGTTCCAATGGCAGGGAAAGACAGGGATGCCAGCCTATGCTTCTCTGCCTCACTCAGGCAATCTCTGATCATCTTTATCAATATCTTAAATCACAAACACATGGACAATTTTAGAAAAATGTTACTAAAACCTTTCTATGCACTCTCAATAATCAGTGCTTAATTGGAGCTGGATCCTGCCGGAACCTCTCAGATTTGACCTTGTTTGTTCCGGCACCTATTTGCCGGGATCCGGTACCAACTCACTGCATAATTTATTAATTGTTTCACTGTTCACACCAGATACATTCAAATAAAAGCGATCAGCGTTAAATCAAGTTGCCTCCTCGTTATTTACCCTGCCCAACAGAAAGACCATCACGTAAAGGTGTGGGGATCTTTTATCCTTTCCTGCCACACTGATTCCAGACCTGCTCTGTTATTTGTACATCAAGGTtatggggagggagggtgaggtaaGTAACTGATCTCGACACAGGTCTTGGTAGTGGTGGTCAGCTAGTGAAGAGGTCCTTACGTAATCACATTAGTCGTCTCCCTACTGAATTTGAATTGCGGGAAAGACAAATAAAAAATGGATAAGAAAAGGCAATCGAGTTTGATGACATTTTTCAAGTCCAAAAATCTAGAGAAAGATGGGGAATTGAACCCATAACGAGCCAGAGAACTGTCAGTGCAGGAGGAGTGAGGTGCAAACTGTTCCTGATGACAATGCCTAAGCTAGCAACGCTGCTAATCCCAACAGTTCAGCATCACCACCGGCACCTCCACTAGCTAGTAGGACTACTAGAGAGTCAGactcagagggagagggagaggaagacggagagctggggggaggggggcagtgCATTCACAGACTAAGTGCTAGGATCAGGTGCAATTTGCAGTTCAAGAACAATCaaacacatggggcagcaggtagcctagtgaaccagagcactgggccagtaatcgaaaggttgctggattgaatccctgagctgacaaggtaaaaaggcagttaacccactcttccccggtaggcagtcattgtaaataagaatttgttcttaactgacttgcctaattaaacaAAGGTTACATAACCCCAGGCTTGtcatccaaaaaaaaaaaaacatagagCCCTCAGAAAAAAGGGTTTTGAACATGTCTGAACCAAGGTGCTTTTGGTGGCAGCATGCCTTGTAGACGAGGCTAATGGTTATAGTTAACACTCAAAATGAAAAAAATAGACACGACAGCCAGAGTCTTCAGAACAGCGTTAGGAGGCTAAACGTCACAGCCACAGGCCCGCTCATGGCTTTGAGCAAGAAATTGACTCTCAGGAGTTAAATGGCCTTGACATGGGGAGAGTCATTGTGGGAGGTTTGGAAAACTAATTTCTTTCCCTTTACAAACTTGTTGTGTACCGTGAAGTTTATCTGAATATGTGCATCATATTATCACATAGGCAGGAGGCCTATATATTCTTATATGTGTGTTCTGCTGTTTCACCAACAtagacagtaggctacttggcTGTTTACTCTGTCTGCTGTGCTGCTACATTGTGTTTGACACTTTTCTTCTCAATGTGTTCCGGCACCTCAGTGCCCCccccaatcaaattgtatttgtcacatgcaccgaatactttaccataaaatgcttacttacaagcccttagccaacaatgcagcttaagaaatagagttaagaaagtATCTACTATATAAAAGGTacgaaaaaataataataatctaaaagTAACACAAGTAAATTACAtagcaataacgaggctatatacagggggtaccggtactgagtcaatgtgcagggaaacaggttagtcgaggtaatttctAAAATGACTAtgagtagataataaacagcgcgagtagcagcagtgtgaaaacattaattgttcagcagttatagggcttgggggtagaagctgttataaGGAGCCttctggtcctagacttggccctccagaaccagcagagagaacagtctatgacttgtagTGACTGTAGTCTTTGACACGTTTTTGGGCTTTCCTCGGACACCGCCTAgtctataggtcctggatggcaggaagcttggccccagtgatgtactgggccctatgcactaccctttgtagtgccttgcggtcagaggctaaGCAgttggagtacaggaggggactaagcacacaacaCTAAGGGGTTtgagtattgaggatcagcgtaacagatgtgttgttgcctacccttaccacctgggggcggcccgtcaggaagttcaggatccagttgcagacggaggtgtttagtccaaggGTCCTTATCTTATAGATGAGCTTTGTGTgcactatgttgttgaacactgagctgtagtcaatgaacagcattctcactcacTATGTGTACTCACTCACTCGTGTTACGGgacctcccgatttacaaattaaACACGTTCAATAACTCATAGCTTACCTTCTCTGCTGAGCCAGCTCCCTGGTCCCAATGGGGGCAGACAGTATGGATCACCCTCTGACATCGCAGGTTGTAACCGTCGGTGACCACAACGTCACCATAGGCCAATCTGATGGCGCGAGCCTCACCTGTGGCTGCTGATTGGAGCCCAGGACCGGCTGCCTTTAGGATAGCATTGGACACAGCACCTTTACTCAGGTCCAAATCCTCAGAGATGGTGTTGACGATGCCCTCAGACTAGAGGTTTCAAAACAAATGACCAAACATTcatgaagaaagaaagaagggaacAGCTATGTATTTCTATTCAATCATAAATTATGACTTCTACAAGACAGCTGTCATTCCAGATAAAGAAGAGTAGAATGAAAAGTAAACCAATCATACACCTTATACTCTGGGTTATCTGATGTACTACTTATAATACCTGTATTACAATGGTTTACGTGGTGCTCTGATAACTACGGTATGTGTACTCACATATTCCTCCTGGATATTTCCCTTCCTCAGAATGATCTTCAGACCCTCTTGTGTGCGATTGGTCTGTAGGATTTCCCCACTGCCTGCCCCCTCAAACTCCCTCTCTTGGCCatactctctcctctgctcctctcggTTTTCATGATAAGTCCTGCTTTCTCTAAATCCTCCTCCCCTATCTCCatgtcctcctctacctctacctcctcctcctctacctccactccctcctctacctccactccctcctctacctccacttcctcctcccactctacctccatctccatgTTCCCATTGCCTATGTCCCCATGTTGACTTTCCCTGATATTCAGATCCTtgatgtctgtaactatgttgtccTCTTCCCCGTTGTCCTCTTCCCCTATGTGCACCCTGCGGAGGCATGGTCATTTTTGGGTGCAGGTCATTGAACGTTTTCTGGACAGCACTGGCCAGGGCTCTCACAGTGTTGTCACTGTTGTCCACCAGGTGAATCTCAGTCAGGGAGGTCTGACCACTCAGGTTCTCACAGTAGTCACGCACTGCCACAGCAATGGTCTCAGTGCACAGTTTCAGAGGAAAGCCGAATATCCCAGAGCTGACGGCCGGGACGGCAACAGTTGAGCAGTTAACCTTCGCAGCCTCCCTCAGGCTCTCATTCACAGCTTGTTTCAGACGCTGTATGGCTGTTCCCTGGTCAAAGTCTGTGAACCGTGGACCAACCGCATGGACCACATACTTACAGGGCAGATTGCCTGCATCTGTCACAATGGCGTCACCTGGCTGCAGTCGGCGGTTATTACGGACATGTTGATCACTGAGCTCCTGCAGCCGTGGACCAGCAGCCTTGAGTAGTGCTAAAGCCAAGCCTCCAATATGCTGCAGGTCTTCATTGGCTGCATTGACTACTGCGTCCACTTTGAACTTGCAGATGTCTGCCTTACTGACAGAGACCAGGATTCCATTGTGTGTCCTCACCTCACAGCAAGATGATGGGCCAAACCCTTCCTCCCCATCTTCATCAtcgccctcttcttcctccagcaTGTAGTCTTCCTGCAGCAGCACCACACAGCCATGCTCCTTCATCGCCATGGAAACAAACATTCTTCCCTTCTCTTGGAAGTACTTCCTTGCTCCAGGCTTCATGATGGTGAGCTCATCAGTGCAGAAAGGTGCTACCATCTTCTGAAAGGTCTCTTTGACCTTCTTGACATAGAGACGGGCACCAGAAAGGACAATTCTGGGCCTTCTGGGGTCAAAGTGGACATTCACCTCATCACGCTTGGCAAAATGTTCCCAGTCCTGGGATTTGTTCTCCTGGATGAATTTAACCACGGCACAGGACTTGACACGGACAGCCTCTTCGACTCGTGAGTAGTTTTCAACAAAGTCCCGCAGACTGTTGCTGACCTCTCTGACCGGGTCCAGGAAGCCAGACACAATgattctgtctctgctctctgggtGGAGCTTTATCAGCACCGTTCTTTTCTTTAGGGAGTTGTAGGCATCCACCAGCTTGTTGTTCAGATCTTTCCACTCAGGCTTCCTCAGCACCTCCTGATCCTCCACCATAAGGCTCTGCAGGGACAGGGCAGTCTTCACCCTCTGCTCTGCATCAGCCAATGCTCTGTCTGAGCTACCAGTCAGAAGTACCTTTCCACCCTCCACTCTGTACACAGCGTTGATGCCCCGGGACGTGAACAGGTCCTGGGACATCTCCATACTGTCCACTGACCGCAAGAAGTCCAGGAGTTGGGGTTCCAGCTTCAGCTGCTTCTTATTCATCTGGAGCTCCCTCTCCAGAATCCAGTACTTCATCTTGTACACCTCTGCAACAAGACCTGAGAGAACCAACTTCTTGGTGTCGTCTCTGTAAGAAAAACCCATCTCTGGGGCTTCGTCTGCTGCGCGCTTCAGAAGTCCTTCCTGCTGCAGGATATAGAACATGGCAGGGGACATGTCCATCTCCTCCGAGATGCCatccctctgcctctctatcCGACTCATGGCCCTCTGCATGAGGTCTTCCACCAGCCCCTGGAGTCGCTTCGTGTCTTCGGCCAGACCTGCAACTGTCAGAGACCCTTTGGAGGCATCCATAGCTAGGACAGCATCCTCTTTCACCACCGAGCGGACTTCTTTCTCCACTGCCTTCCACGCTGGGGCACTTGCAAAACACTCAAACACAGCATATTGGGCCATGATGTCACGGAAGACAATCAAGGCATTCTGTTTCCATCCGTCTACATATTCGCTTGTTAGTCCTTTCTGCCTTAGCAGGGTTGGCAAAGGACTGAGTTTAACCTCAGGAGTATCCATGTTTACATGACAGAAATGAGCCTTCATCTGGTTAGTGATGGGGGACAACTGTCTCTTCATGGAGAGGAATTTCCATACAGCAGAATGCACACACTCTTTGAAGGGGTCAGGCATCTTCCACATTGGCCTCTCCTTTCCATACAAGGCAGTGCTCAATGACTCATAGTATGGATACACGTTGACTGGGACTTTGCCAATTACATGATGTTTATTTAGAGTGGTTTCCACAACTGAAACGACATAGATAACGGACTGTCTTTCATAGCATGAAATGAGGGCGAAACAGAATATTTCTGTTTAAGGCCAAGAGACTGCTGCACCAACAGAATAGCAAGGCTACATTCAATTCCTCTTATAATAGAGAGTAATAGATTACCAAATAAACAAATTGATTAACATTTATATAATTAAACAGCTCATTCAAACAGCAGGTTTTACCTTCTGGTGCATGGAAGGTGACAATGCATGCCTGTTCCTCATGGAACATAATGATGTCCTTTGCTGGGCCAGCCCACTTCTCAAAGTAGAGCACCAGCATCTCTTCAGGTATGTTGGAGGTCAGGTTCTCCACTCTCACACTCTGGCACCTCTCTAGCAACCGGCCAATCAAACCCTGCTTCTGGAAACTCTTGTTGCTCTTGCTCTCAGTAAGGAACCGCTCCACATCTAAAGACAGACAGCAATCATATCCTTAATATCATGCACAACAGTTATTGAATTTATGATCCCTTCGTGTGAAGGAGAGATTTGTTTTTATAATACTTCAAAAGTGAAATTCATTGTTCGTTTTCTTTGTTGAAAAAAATCGAAAATTTGAAATAGTGACCAACCTTTGGGATTATTGAAGGTCACAACAGCTCTGTTGGTCTCACTGATGACCTCCAGTGAGAAGTTGTCTTCCTCCAGGCCAGAGATGGTCTCCACCAGCAATGTCAGCATCTCTCTCGGCATGCTCTCAGGAACTCTCTCCAGCACCACAGCAGAGCTCTGAGGAGACACCTCagctccacctccctctccaggcCCACTCTCAGAGTTGGGAGCTTCCTGTGCTTCACTTGACACATCTGGGATTAAACACACTAGATATTCATATCCAATAACCTCATTCATATTTTCACATTTCTCTGACTTCATTGGCACATTTCTGCCTATGACAAATTTACAAGTAGATATGGCCTGATAAGGCTGCATTTTGCAACACTGTCTAATGATGTGCCAATAGGGATCATTATGAAACGTATTAGGCAAAAAATTCAATATAATAATATTAGGTCAAGGAAATGCATCAACAACCACAGAAGCAAGGAAAACATGTTACCTGACAATTCATTGCTTGTAGCACCAAGCTGGAAAACAtgcaaaacaaacaaaatgtatACGTCAAATAGTTAACCAATGGGCAACTTTACAAGTATGCTGTTTAATAGTAGCCATAAAAATAATGTATTATCCATCAGTTGGAAGCCCTGGCTAGCCTGTCGAGCCAAGACAGCACAAATTTAGCCTACAGTTAATCTCTGTTTAACCAGAAGTAAAATCTTgcatacagagcattcggaaagtattcagacctcttgacttttccacattttgttacgttacagctatattctaaaatggattaaatattttttcccctcatcaatctacacccaataccccataatgacaaagcaaaaacatattttttgaaaATTTTGCAGTGCTTAATTTGTAGATCAGGGGGTGCCGGAACAAAAATTGAGCAAGAGAGGGTGGTGACCTGGGGAGCTTTGAGGTATCGAAACGCATGAGAAAAAAACAAtcccctttataataaagcattgcattcATATCATCACATTTGCATAGTGGAatagcacagtagagtagaggtacTTACAGAAGTGGCACACATGGGGAACATTTTAGGAAGCCTAGGTTCTAGGAAAAATTTGCCattttataaatgcatttcatgcaattctatgtcattttacatgactggagactggCAGAATATTTTTCATACCTAATACTGCACGAATGATCTAAAggacaggctactttgacaccaACACACTGAGAATCTTAGATAAATAAAAACGACCTTGTCTTAAATCCAGcaatttaaccttaatttaaccagcaATTTAATTTAACCTTATTTAgccagacaagtcagttaagaacaaattcttatttacaatgacggcctacaccggccaaagcaggacgacgctgtgccaattgtgcaccaccctacgggactcccaatcacggctggttgtgatacggcaggtagcctagtggttagagcattggactagtaactgaaaggttgcaagatcgaatccctgagctgacaatataaaaatctgttgttctgcccctgaacaaggcagtgttGTTAGGCCAatattgacctaaatgactaatgatgataaatacaatccacctgtgtgtaatcaagtctccgtataaatgcacctgcactgtgatagtctcagaggtctgttaaaagcgcagagagcatcatgaagaacaaggaacacaccaggcaggtccgagatactgttgtgaagaggtttaaagccggatttggatacaaaaagatttcccaagctttaaacatcccaaggagcactgtgcaagcgataatattgaaatggaaggagtatcagaccacagcaaatctaccaagacctggccgtccctctaaactttcagctcatacaaggagaagactgatcagagatgcagccaagaggcccatgatcactctggatcaactgcagagatctacagctgaggtgggagactctgtccataggacaacaagtcgtatattgcacaaatctggcctttatggaagagtggcaagaagaaagccatttcttaaagatatccataaaaagtgttgtttaaagtgtgccacaagccacctgggagacacaccaaacatgtggaagaaggtgctctggtcagatgaaaccaaaattgaactttttggcaacaatgcaaaacgttatgtttggcgtaaaagcaacacagctcatcaccctgaacacaccatccccactgtcaaacatagtggtggcagcatcatggtttgggcctgcttttcttcagcagggacagggaagatggttaaaattgatgggaagatggatggagccaaatacaggaccattctggaagaaaacctgatggagtctgcaaaagacctgagactgggacggggatttgtcttccaacaagacaatgatccaaaacataaagcaaaatctacaatggaatggttcaaaaataaacatatccaggtgttagaatggccaagtcaaagtccagacctgaatccaatcgagaatctgtggaaagaactgaaaactgctgctcacaaatgctctccatccaacctcactgagctcgagctgttttgcaaggaggaatgggaaaacatttcagtctctcgatgtgcaaaactgatagagacataccccaagcgacttacagctgtaatcgcagcaaaaggtggcgctacaaagtattaacttaagggggctgaataattttgcacgcccaatttttcagtttttgatttggtaaaaaagtttgaaatatccaataaatgtcgttccacttcatgattgtgtcccacttgttgttgattcttcacaaaaaaatacagttttatatctttatgtttgaagcctgaaatgtaggTGGTGCAATAGGTGCAGTGAATGTATTATGTTAGCTATTCTTCTTGTCGGTATTATTTTAGAGGCGGATGCATTTTATCCAAATTCTATAATGATATTCAATGGACAACATCTTTCGGTAGAAACGTTGATTGAGAAATTATGACatcatttaaaaatgttttgctcCTGCACCTAAAAAAAATagcactataacaccactaaatacattttgaattaaaTGAAAATACAGCCTGTGATACAGCCTAAGCTAGGTGTGTGGGGACCCATATTGTAGGTTACAATATGAGGAAGAAATGAAAGTTCTAAAAATGCTTTACAGTTTCACTACCTCACCCAATGATGTGAGTGTGGAAAAGGTGAACAGAATTGTTTATCAACAAAGACAAGCCACCTCAGTTTCCATCCATGTAGGCCTAATTATGATGTTAGTTGACATTCCTGCGGAAACGTACTTCCCCACAAACACTGCTTACAACTgaagatagcagtctgttacaaTAATCCTTATTTATCTTTAGACATTCTGTA from the Oncorhynchus tshawytscha isolate Ot180627B linkage group LG33, Otsh_v2.0, whole genome shotgun sequence genome contains:
- the LOC112231109 gene encoding protein mono-ADP-ribosyltransferase PARP14 isoform X1 yields the protein MRGETMDEYPYPITVDVSWTNSVSKGIQNKLQIYFQSKKKSSGGDCLVHYEDQRSTSATVYFKSEDVRERVLSRDNHEITVDNETVKLRLSSSGGNLKEACTLSLGATSNELSDVSSEAQEAPNSESGPGEGGGAEVSPQSSAVVLERVPESMPREMLTLLVETISGLEEDNFSLEVISETNRAVVTFNNPKDVERFLTESKSNKSFQKQGLIGRLLERCQSVRVENLTSNIPEEMLVLYFEKWAGPAKDIIMFHEEQACIVTFHAPEVVETTLNKHHVIGKVPVNVYPYYESLSTALYGKERPMWKMPDPFKECVHSAVWKFLSMKRQLSPITNQMKAHFCHVNMDTPEVKLSPLPTLLRQKGLTSEYVDGWKQNALIVFRDIMAQYAVFECFASAPAWKAVEKEVRSVVKEDAVLAMDASKGSLTVAGLAEDTKRLQGLVEDLMQRAMSRIERQRDGISEEMDMSPAMFYILQQEGLLKRAADEAPEMGFSYRDDTKKLVLSGLVAEVYKMKYWILERELQMNKKQLKLEPQLLDFLRSVDSMEMSQDLFTSRGINAVYRVEGGKVLLTGSSDRALADAEQRVKTALSLQSLMVEDQEVLRKPEWKDLNNKLVDAYNSLKKRTVLIKLHPESRDRIIVSGFLDPVREVSNSLRDFVENYSRVEEAVRVKSCAVVKFIQENKSQDWEHFAKRDEVNVHFDPRRPRIVLSGARLYVKKVKETFQKMVAPFCTDELTIMKPGARKYFQEKGRMFVSMAMKEHGCVVLLQEDYMLEEEEGDDEDGEEGFGPSSCCEVRTHNGILVSVSKADICKFKVDAVVNAANEDLQHIGGLALALLKAAGPRLQELSDQHVRNNRRLQPGDAIVTDAGNLPCKYVVHAVGPRFTDFDQGTAIQRLKQAVNESLREAAKVNCSTVAVPAVSSGIFGFPLKLCTETIAVAVRDYCENLSGQTSLTEIHLVDNSDNTVRALASAVQKTFNDLHPKMTMPPQGAHRGRGQRGRGQHSYRHQGSEYQGKSTWGHRQWEHGDGGRVGGGSGGRGGSGGRGGSGGRGGGGRGRGGHGDRGGGFRESRTYHENREEQRREYGQEREFEGAGSGEILQTNRTQEGLKIILRKGNIQEEYSEGIVNTISEDLDLSKGAVSNAILKAAGPGLQSAATGEARAIRLAYGDVVVTDGYNLRCQRVIHTVCPHWDQGAGSAEKILIKMIRDCLSEAEKHRLASLSFPAIGTGNMGFPKGLVSKLLLQEVKDFSQRRNSTHLKEVAIVVHPSDTQTVDCFVREFKGQTQGYTWQSSQGAGQSQHPKSYVGQSQHPKSYVGQSQLSSGAGFFGQVSSPSLGVYSMQMGHMTFEVSSGDITKETSDIIVNSSNKDFNLKSGVSKSILEGAGLKVELECSEIVRSPSFQPCRMIVTSAGSLPCKHIMHIVGQNDPEIIKETVYDVLKNCEERKFTSVSFPALGTGQGGASPSAVADAMIDAVVDFVKKKKGQFVRSVKILIFQTAMITEFHKSMKRRVGEGVEEKGIFTKFKDTVTTYFMGPSDERSARENFVMAGEEFAPTVFQLCAESPRAVSRARDWVENLIVKEQTEKTIKNPYISQLSQGDVEKLQAMQRELTVRIRLEKKGPDSLIHLEGLSRDVLTADGLISNMVLDQERAENRRQAAFLVSSLVEWQYKDHSGTMVSFDMFTNYILEEAVRDNSKVTIKINNEDYEANVAHKRAVKIRGIKKIELLRKDLKDDTSVSLPAHWDDMKGSLLMLVPLTKGSKGYNDVEKEFRKTLLKNTILSIERVQNDSLWKSYQIRKKFLEEKNKHTNNEKLLFHGTSSDSITKINNHGFNRSYAGAHGAAIGNGSYFAVDSSYSARGYSKADAQGNKRMYLARVLVGDYTRGQAGLIVPPAKPSGKDADLYDSVTDNTSNPTMFVIFNDVQAYPEFLITFQ
- the LOC112231109 gene encoding protein mono-ADP-ribosyltransferase PARP14 isoform X2, which produces MRGETMDEYPYPITVDVSWTNSVSKGIQNKLQIYFQSKKKSSGGDCLVHYEDQRSTSATVYFKSEDVRERVLSRDNHEITVDNETVKLRLSSSGGNLKEACTLSLGATSNELSDVSSEAQEAPNSESGPGEGGGAEVSPQSSAVVLERVPESMPREMLTLLVETISGLEEDNFSLEVISETNRAVVTFNNPKDVERFLTESKSNKSFQKQGLIGRLLERCQSVRVENLTSNIPEEMLVLYFEKWAGPAKDIIMFHEEQACIVTFHAPEVVETTLNKHHVIGKVPVNVYPYYESLSTALYGKERPMWKMPDPFKECVHSAVWKFLSMKRQLSPITNQMKAHFCHVNMDTPEVKLSPLPTLLRQKGLTSEYVDGWKQNALIVFRDIMAQYAVFECFASAPAWKAVEKEVRSVVKEDAVLAMDASKGSLTVAGLAEDTKRLQGLVEDLMQRAMSRIERQRDGISEEMDMSPAMFYILQQEGLLKRAADEAPEMGFSYRDDTKKLVLSGLVAEVYKMKYWILERELQMNKKQLKLEPQLLDFLRSVDSMEMSQDLFTSRGINAVYRVEGGKVLLTGSSDRALADAEQRVKTALSLQSLMVEDQEVLRKPEWKDLNNKLVDAYNSLKKRTVLIKLHPESRDRIIVSGFLDPVREVSNSLRDFVENYSRVEEAVRVKSCAVVKFIQENKSQDWEHFAKRDEVNVHFDPRRPRIVLSGARLYVKKVKETFQKMVAPFCTDELTIMKPGARKYFQEKGRMFVSMAMKEHGCVVLLQEDYMLEEEEGDDEDGEEGFGPSSCCEVRTHNGILVSVSKADICKFKVDAVVNAANEDLQHIGGLALALLKAAGPRLQELSDQHVRNNRRLQPGDAIVTDAGNLPCKYVVHAVGPRFTDFDQGTAIQRLKQAVNESLREAAKVNCSTVAVPAVSSGIFGFPLKLCTETIAVAVRDYCENLSGQTSLTEIHLVDNSDNTVRALASAVQKTFNDLHPKMTMPPQGAHRGRGQRGRGQHSYRHQGSEYQGKSTWGHRQWEHGDGGRVGGGSGGRGGSGGRGGSGGRGGGGRGRGGHGDRGGGFRESRTYHENREEQRREYGQEREFEGAGSGEILQTNRTQEGLKIILRKGNIQEEYSEGIVNTISEDLDLSKGAVSNAILKAAGPGLQSAATGEARAIRLAYGDVVVTDGYNLRCQRVIHTVCPHWDQGAGSAEKILIKMIRDCLSEAEKHRLASLSFPAIGTGNMGFPKGLVSKLLLQEVKDFSQRRNSTHLKEVAIVVHPSDTQTVDCFVREFKGQTQGYTWQSSQGAGQSQHPKSYVGQSQHPKSYVGQSQLSSGAGFFGQVSSPSLGVYSMQMGHMTFEVSSGDITKETSDIIVNSSNKDFNLKSGVSKSILEGAGLKVELECSEIVRSPSFQPCRMIVTSAGSLPCKHIMHIVGQNDPEIIKETVYDVLKNCEERKFTSVSFPALGTGQGGASPSAVADAMIDAVVDFVKKKKGQFVRSVKILIFQTAMITEFHKSMKRRVGEGVEEKGIFTKFKDTVTTYFMGPSDERSARENFVMAGEEFAPTVFQLCAESPRAVSRARDWVENLIVKEQTEKTIKNPYISQLSQGDVEKLQAMQRELTVRIRLEKKGPDSLIHLEGLSRDVLTADGLISNMVLDQERAENRRQAAFLVSSLVEWQYKDHSGTMVSFDMFTNYILEEAVRDNSKVTIKINNEDYEANVAHKRAVKIRGIKKIELLRKDLKDDTSVSLPAHWDDMKGSLLMLVPLTKGSKGYNDVEKEFRKTLLKNTILSVCL